The nucleotide sequence AGAGAGCAATCGCGTCCGCCCCGGGGACACCGGCCCGGGCAAGAAAAAAAGCGAACCCGCCCTCCCGTACCCCCAGGCCATTCAAACTGACTGGAATCAACGTCAACAATGTCACAACGGGAACCACCGCCGTCATCTGCGCGAGAGCGACCTCCATATGCAACGCCTTGGCGGCGGCGAAATAGGTGGCGACCGCCAGCAGTTGATAGACCAGGGAAGTCCAGGCCAACGGGACAAAAAGGCCGGGCCGAGTGAAATAATGCAGGGTTCCCTGCACAACGCCGACCAACCATGAAAGGATGCGGCCGCGATCCTTTATATCAGACAAAGCCGTGCGCACAGGAAGGTAAGCTAGAGGGGCCAGCAACAGCAACCACAAAAAGATGCCACATCCGACAAATAGACCCGCGAACGTCGGGCCAATAACCGACGGCGCCAATAAAATGCCGCAAAACCCGACCAGCACCAAGGCCAGAAGACCGGAAAAGCGTTCCGCCAAGACCGAATTCACCCCTACCCGGTAATTTCCACACTCTTTTCCGACCAGAAACATTCGCGCGGCATCGCCGCCAACGGAAGTGGGTAAAAAATTGTTGAAAAAGTACCCCAGCAGATAAAACCCGGCAAGCGTCGAAAAGGTACATTCTTGTCCGTCGGAAAGCAGTAACCGCCGCCATTTGAGGCAGGAGATAGCAAAGGCCAACAGGGCAAGAGCCAGGGATAAAAACCAGAAGACCCAATCG is from Desulfuromonas acetexigens and encodes:
- a CDS encoding lysylphosphatidylglycerol synthase transmembrane domain-containing protein, with amino-acid sequence MKPLQFIIKAVISFVILLFLVIYAEPARLKVAFFGVDWVFWFLSLALALLAFAISCLKWRRLLLSDGQECTFSTLAGFYLLGYFFNNFLPTSVGGDAARMFLVGKECGNYRVGVNSVLAERFSGLLALVLVGFCGILLAPSVIGPTFAGLFVGCGIFLWLLLLAPLAYLPVRTALSDIKDRGRILSWLVGVVQGTLHYFTRPGLFVPLAWTSLVYQLLAVATYFAAAKALHMEVALAQMTAVVPVVTLLTLIPVSLNGLGVREGGFAFFLARAGVPGADAIALSLLVYAISLVFSIAGAAVLIFYRNRSDLSGLWRPEAGNP